A window of the Spirochaetae bacterium HGW-Spirochaetae-1 genome harbors these coding sequences:
- a CDS encoding restriction endonuclease subunit R, translating to MANIPKKVIDRFNVMVKKYQKLLQNAKDKDINEADTVTIIANILHEVFGYDQYEEITKEFAIKNTYCDLAIKIDKEVKFLIEAKAIGIKLSENHINQATNYGANKGIEWVILTNGIHWIVYKMTYTKRIVHNQICDIDFLELNPKKASVQEQLFILCKEGLSKDAIEEFHAYKRVVNKFYISAIILSDTVQDVIKRELKKSSPGLKLDDQEVDSIIKYEVLKRDGVDSEEALDAIEQYRVLTKKAAKKVVKKKPIEKAKNTNEVEFDISRGGNTTI from the coding sequence ATGGCGAATATACCCAAGAAGGTCATTGATCGTTTTAACGTAATGGTGAAGAAGTATCAGAAACTTCTTCAGAATGCCAAGGATAAAGACATCAATGAGGCTGATACAGTAACCATCATTGCCAACATCCTGCATGAAGTCTTTGGCTATGACCAGTACGAAGAAATAACCAAAGAGTTTGCCATCAAGAATACATACTGTGACCTGGCGATCAAAATTGACAAAGAAGTGAAGTTTTTGATTGAGGCAAAGGCTATTGGTATCAAGCTAAGCGAAAATCATATCAACCAGGCGACTAATTATGGCGCCAATAAGGGTATTGAGTGGGTTATTCTCACCAACGGTATCCACTGGATCGTGTACAAGATGACATATACTAAAAGAATTGTGCACAACCAGATATGCGATATTGACTTCCTTGAACTCAATCCCAAAAAAGCCAGTGTCCAGGAACAGCTTTTTATCCTCTGCAAGGAAGGTCTCTCAAAGGATGCCATCGAGGAGTTCCATGCATACAAACGTGTGGTGAACAAGTTCTACATCAGTGCGATTATTCTCAGTGATACAGTGCAGGATGTGATAAAACGCGAATTGAAGAAGAGCTCTCCCGGTCTGAAACTTGATGACCAGGAGGTTGATTCCATCATTAAGTATGAAGTCCTGAAAAGAGATGGGGTAGACAGTGAGGAAGCACTCGATGCAATCGAACAGTACCGGGTGCTGACAAAGAAAGCAGCAAAGAAGGTCGTGAAGAAAAAGCCGATTGAGAAGGCAAAAAATACAAATGAAGTAGAAT